The genomic interval AGCGACAGGTAGCGGAAGATGTAGTCCATGATGGACTTGGCGATCGGAATCTGCGGGTTGTTCGTGAAGCCGGCCGGCTCGAAGCGCATGTGGCTGAACTTGTTGCACAGGTCTTCGAGCGGTACGCCATACTGGAGCGCGATCGAGATGGCCGTCGCGAAGGCGTCCATCAAGCCCGAGATCGTCGAGCCCTGCTTGGCCATCGTGATGAAGATCTCGCCCGGCATGCCGGTGTCCGGGTACAGCCCAATGTGCAGGTAGCCCTCGTGGCCGGCCACCGAGAACTTGTGCGTGATCGAAGGCCGCTCGTCGGGCAGCCGCTTACGCACCGGCTTGTAGACGATCTTCTCGACGACCTTTTCGATGACCTTCGGCTCGGCGGTCGCCATGCCGTCGCCGCTCGACTCGCCTTTCTTGTCTTCTTTGCGCGTCGAGAGCGGCTGGCTGCGTTTGGAGTTTTCACGGTAAATGGCCAGCGCCTTGAGCCCGAGCTTCCAGCCCTGAACGTAGGCATCCATGATCTCCTCGACCGTCACGTGCTCGGGCATGTTGACGGTCTTGGAGATGGCACCGCTGATGAAGGGCTGGCAGGCGGCCATCATCTTGATGTGGCCCATGTAGTGGATGAAGCGCTGGCCCTTGTAGGGCTTGAAGGCGCAGTCGAAGACCGGCAGGTGCTCTTCTTTCAGGTGCGGCGCCCCTTCGATCGTGTCGTTTTCTTCGATGTAGGCCAGGATGTCCTTGATCTGCCCCTCGCTGTAGCCCAGGCGGCGCAGGGCGATGGGCACCGTGTTGTTGACGATCTTGAACATGCCATCGCCCTTGCCTGCCAGCAGCTTGTATTTGACCAGCGCGATGTCCGGCTCAATGCCCGTCGTGTCGCAATCCATCATAAACGAGATGGTGTTATGGCTGATAAAGCCGTTGGCCGTGTAAGTGACGTTTTCGGGCACCGAGAGGTCGTAGGTCAGCTGCTCGCCGCCATCCTCGTTGGCCTCGACGACATCGTAGAAGTAGCTCATGTACTGGACGAGCCGCTCGTCGCCGGTCTCTTCGTAGAGCTGCTCGACACGCTGCCGCGGAATGGCGCCGTAGCGACGCAGCGAAAGCATTACCGCGTCGCGATGCGAACTGCCAGCCGGCACCAGTTCTTCCACCAGGGCCGGCTCCAGATAAATGCGATCCCGCTTGGCGCTGCTGCGTGTAGTGGCCTCGGCGACCGCCTGGCGTTTGCGCCCACCGATAAAGCCGATCTCCTGGAGGAAGCGGGCGTTGTAGCCACGGTTTTTCAGACGAAGCACCTGCAGGAATTTCCGGCCACGGGCCGACCGTCGATCTTCTTCCACCTTGGTCTGGGTCGGGTAGCCGAGCGCCAGCAGCAGCGTGCGGACTTCCTGCGCCAGCGATTCCGAAGCAGTGGAAAGCGCCGGCACACCGGCGATCACCGTGCCGTCCGCCTCGAACAGCCCGCGCAGAAATGCCCGATAAACGGCCGGATCGTTGGTGTAAAGAAGGGTGTCCGGGATATAAGGCTGATAGCCTTTCCCCTGGTGCGCATCCGACGGCAACCGTTTGGCAAACCCACAGGCCTCCCACCAGAGAACCAGCGGCACGGAATGCACGCCGACCTCCACGTAGCCCTGCCGCTGCTCGGTGTAAGCCTGCAGTCCGAACAGTCGGTAGATCAACTGTTGCAGATGCGCCACCACGTCCTGATCCCGCGCATCCACACAGAACCGCAATCCTTTGGCATGCAGGCTGCCATCCCCCATGAAGTACCCCACCAGCTCGGCCAGCTCCGGCGTGACGGTCCGCGGGACGCGCACATTCCGGTCGGCATTCCAGTGCAGCTCGCCCAGCGGTGGTAAGGTGACCGTGCGCGGCTGGCCGATAATCGTATTCATGGCCAGCGGCACAATGTCTCCCGGCCGAATGTCGCTGAACCGTTTCCACACCCACTGGCCGGTATTGGGGTCCACTACTTTGATGCGATGTTGCAGCGTTCCCTGAATGGTATAGCCGGCCCGCGTGCGAATTTTGCGGGTCGCTTCGATGCCGTTCACATAGAACCTGGTAGCCAGTTTCTGGCCTTCGTCTGTGAAGACCCGGAAAGACACGTCCTGCCACTGCGGTCCCTCCGGATTCCCCAGGGTCTGCAGGCGCACAAGCCCGCGGTCTGTGGCAATCAACGAGTCCCCCACAAGGCATCCGGTGGGCGCGAGTACCGTGGCCTGGGCGTTACGGTAGCCGTAGCGTTCGCCCAGCGCCACCATGCGCGCCATGCTTTCGCGGGCGGCTTCCTTCAGGTAGGCCGGACAGCTCGGATGAATGTCCTCGACGGCCGCCTGGTGCATGCGCATCACCTCGAGCATGGGCTCCCGGTTCTTTTCGAAGCCCGGGAACGGCCCGATGTGCTCGATGGCCGCGATCTCGGCGCTCCGGGCATAGGCTTCCGCGTGCATGATCGCCGTGATGGCACCGGCCACGGCCCGTCCTTCATCGCTGTCGTAGGGCAGACCCATGGCCATCAGCATGGCGCCCAGATTGGCAAAGCCCAGTCCCAGCGGCCGGTAGTCGTGGCTGTTCTGGGCGATCTTTTCCGACGGATAGCCGGCATTGTCCACGAGGATCTCCATGGCCGTGATGAAAATCCGCACGGCCGCCCGGAAACGCTCGACGTCGAACGACCCGTCCTCCCGCTGGAACTTGCGCAGGTTCAGCGAGGCCAGGTTGCAGGCCGAGTTGTCGAGGAACATGTATTCGGAGCAGTTGTGGACGGCGATGCCGTTGGCCACAAAGTGATCCGTAACCGGCTCCGTCAGGTCGTAGACAGGTTCCTCACCCAGCAGTTCAAGCGAAACAACCTGATCGACCAGCGGATCTTCGTACGCCGACACGGTAGCATTCAGCTCACGCAGGGCGGCAGCCTTCGGACTCTCCGGCAGAAAACCAATCTCTCGCTCAAAGCGGACCCGGCTCGACCGGCTAATGCGCAGACTGTATAGAGGCTGAACGCGGTATTCTTTTACCCCACCTCTACCGTCCGGCAACAATGCACGATCGGTCAAACGCCGGTTTTCATACAGCTTGCTCTTGATACCAAAGCCCAGCAGAAGTAACTGAACCTGCTTCAGGAGTTCGCGCGAAGTCGATTCCAGGCTGATGTACTGGCTCTTTCTACCATAGTTGGCTACCGTGCCATCGGCCGTAAACAGTCCTCGTAGCAGCGCTGCCACACTCTGTCGATCCAGCCGAAAGACTTCCTCAGTAAATCGTTTTGCTGACGAACCCTCGTCCAGCACAGCAAACCGCTTCAAAACCTCCTGTACGGCTCGAGCGCCAGTAGCAACGGCAACTCCGGTAGGCCGCTCTGCCACCCGAACACCTTCAAAATGGGTCTGTCGATCAAACTGATTGACAACCTGAGCGACTTTTTCGGCCACAGCCTTTTCCCGCCGATCCAACATCAAAGTGGCCACTTCATGCGAAATGCAACCGTCCCCGACCATCAGACCGATGTACTCGGCCACTTCAGGATCCAGATGCTCCCGACCGAAGCGCGGCGGCACCAGACGCACGATGTCGTTGCGAGTCAGTTCGGCGGCCGGCACATCACCGCGGTTTTCCGTCCACACCGGGTGATCGGCCGTCAGCTTCACCTCATAACCGCAACGGGTGCGCAGTCGGTAGACCGGCTTGACGCCCGTCTCGATCACCCGGGTGGTCCGATGCAGGCGTCCGTCCAGTCCGACTACCCGCGGCGTTTCGCCCACCAGACTGTCGATGCGCCGCAATCCATCCTCGGTGGCCACCAGCGTGTCGCCCGTCACACACGGATTGCTGGAGTTGATCGGCCCGCTGTTTTTGCAGGTGTGCCAGCGCTGAATGGTGTCCTCGTACTGCAGGCCCGGATCGCCGCAGATCCAGGTACCCTCGGCCACCTTGTAGAGCAGTTCGTAGGCGTCGATCTCCTCGATGACCTCGCCTGTCGTCACGGCCTTGAGCGGAAACTTCTTGCGGGCCAGCACGGCCTCCATGAATTCGTCCGTGACGCGCACGGACTGGTTCACGTTCTGGAAGGCGACCGAGCTGTAAGCCTCGCCGTTGAACGAACCGTCGTACCCCTGCTCGATCAGCGCCCAGGCCTTCTTTTCCTCTTTAGCCTTGGCCGTGACGAACTCCATGATGTCGGGGTGCCAGACCTTCAGCGTCTGCATGATGGCAGCCCGGCGCGTCTTCCCTCCCGACTTGATCGTGGCCCCCGTGGCGTCCTGCACGCGCATGAACGAAACCGGACCCGAAGGCCGGCCACCGCCCGAAAGCTTCTCCTTCGTCGAGCGCAGCTTGGACCAGTCGGCGCCCACCCCGGAACCGAACTTGAACAGGCGGGCGCTTTCGGCCATGAGCTGCCAGATGTCGTCGATCGAGTCCTCTACCGAGATGATGAAGCAGGCCGAGGCCTGGGGCCGCTCGTAGGGATCGACGGGCACCACCCGCTGCTTTTCGAAATCCCAGCCGTAGATCGTCTTGCCCCCCGTATCACGCACGCCGTACTGATGATAGAGGCCCACGTTGAACCAGACCGGCGAGTTGAAAGCGCCGTACTGGTGCAG from Rhodothermus marinus carries:
- a CDS encoding LAGLIDADG family homing endonuclease, translating into MAKSPRKSSADTQELRRGLRIERVFSQEGVHPFDTVTWERRTAAIYNSKGEAVFEQKDVEFPSTWSQLATNVVASKYFYGDLAAGNGDPREGKREYSLKQLIHRVTRTIADWGKAQGYFATPEDAERFYDELTWLCLHQYGAFNSPVWFNVGLYHQYGVRDTGGKTIYGWDFEKQRVVPVDPYERPQASACFIISVEDSIDDIWQLMAESARLFKFGSGVGADWSKLRSTKEKLSGGGRPSGPVSFMRVQDATGATIKSGGKTRRAAIMQTLKVWHPDIMEFVTAKAKEEKKAWALIEQGYDGSFNGEAYSSVAFQNVNQSVRVTDEFMEAVLARKKFPLKAVTTGEVIEEIDAYELLYKVAEGTWICGDPGLQYEDTIQRWHTCKNSGPINSSNPCVTGDTLVATEDGLRRIDSLVGETPRVVGLDGRLHRTTRVIETGVKPVYRLRTRCGYEVKLTADHPVWTENRGDVPAAELTRNDIVRLVPPRFGREHLDPEVAEYIGLMVGDGCISHEVATLMLDRREKAVAEKVAQVVNQFDRQTHFEGVRVAERPTGVAVATGARAVQEVLKRFAVLDEGSSAKRFTEEVFRLDRQSVAALLRGLFTADGTVANYGRKSQYISLESTSRELLKQVQLLLLGFGIKSKLYENRRLTDRALLPDGRGGVKEYRVQPLYSLRISRSSRVRFEREIGFLPESPKAAALRELNATVSAYEDPLVDQVVSLELLGEEPVYDLTEPVTDHFVANGIAVHNCSEYMFLDNSACNLASLNLRKFQREDGSFDVERFRAAVRIFITAMEILVDNAGYPSEKIAQNSHDYRPLGLGFANLGAMLMAMGLPYDSDEGRAVAGAITAIMHAEAYARSAEIAAIEHIGPFPGFEKNREPMLEVMRMHQAAVEDIHPSCPAYLKEAARESMARMVALGERYGYRNAQATVLAPTGCLVGDSLIATDRGLVRLQTLGNPEGPQWQDVSFRVFTDEGQKLATRFYVNGIEATRKIRTRAGYTIQGTLQHRIKVVDPNTGQWVWKRFSDIRPGDIVPLAMNTIIGQPRTVTLPPLGELHWNADRNVRVPRTVTPELAELVGYFMGDGSLHAKGLRFCVDARDQDVVAHLQQLIYRLFGLQAYTEQRQGYVEVGVHSVPLVLWWEACGFAKRLPSDAHQGKGYQPYIPDTLLYTNDPAVYRAFLRGLFEADGTVIAGVPALSTASESLAQEVRTLLLALGYPTQTKVEEDRRSARGRKFLQVLRLKNRGYNARFLQEIGFIGGRKRQAVAEATTRSSAKRDRIYLEPALVEELVPAGSSHRDAVMLSLRRYGAIPRQRVEQLYEETGDERLVQYMSYFYDVVEANEDGGEQLTYDLSVPENVTYTANGFISHNTISFMMDCDTTGIEPDIALVKYKLLAGKGDGMFKIVNNTVPIALRRLGYSEGQIKDILAYIEENDTIEGAPHLKEEHLPVFDCAFKPYKGQRFIHYMGHIKMMAACQPFISGAISKTVNMPEHVTVEEIMDAYVQGWKLGLKALAIYRENSKRSQPLSTRKEDKKGESSGDGMATAEPKVIEKVVEKIVYKPVRKRLPDERPSITHKFSVAGHEGYLHIGLYPDTGMPGEIFITMAKQGSTISGLMDAFATAISIALQYGVPLEDLCNKFSHMRFEPAGFTNNPQIPIAKSIMDYIFRYLSLKFLGRPQEEKQENPRDGVAAEVKRSGPARDERQLELTFDPQPTGQVTPLVGQTIETFLQTQQKSAAAVPEAAAVPTVSFQNQEDAPACSNCGSITVRSGACYVCPNCGSSSGCG